The Cyanobacterium sp. T60_A2020_053 genome has a window encoding:
- a CDS encoding 1-deoxy-D-xylulose-5-phosphate reductoisomerase, with translation MKLISILGSTGSIGTQTLDIVRENPQEFRVIGLAAGNNINLLAQQIKEFQPEIVAIRDHQNIPLLQELLKDIDYRPTILAESEGICEVAKYGEAQTVVTGIVGCAGLLPTISAIKAGKDIALANKETLIAGAPVVLPLIKEYGVKLLPADSEHSAIFQCLQGVPEKGLRKIILTASGGSFRDLPVEKLSSVTVKDALKHPNWTMGQKITIDSATLMNKGLEVIEAHYLFGLEYDHIDIVIHPQSIIHSLIELQDTSVLAQLGWADMRLPLLYALSYPARLATNWESLDLVKVGSLTFREPDHLKYPCMGLAYHAGREGGCLPAVLNAANEEAVALFLAEKISFLDIPRLIEETCSKFSSQNKATPTLDDITGADQWARQQVNSTFNHKKLLSV, from the coding sequence ATGAAATTAATATCCATACTAGGTTCTACTGGTTCTATCGGTACTCAAACCCTAGATATTGTCAGAGAAAATCCCCAAGAATTTCGAGTTATCGGTTTAGCCGCTGGGAATAATATCAATTTACTAGCACAACAAATTAAAGAATTTCAACCAGAAATAGTTGCCATTCGTGACCATCAAAATATCCCCCTACTACAAGAACTTTTAAAGGATATTGACTATAGACCAACTATTTTGGCAGAAAGTGAGGGCATTTGTGAAGTAGCCAAGTATGGAGAAGCCCAAACAGTCGTAACTGGTATTGTGGGGTGCGCTGGTTTATTACCCACCATCTCCGCCATCAAAGCAGGAAAAGACATCGCTCTCGCCAATAAAGAAACCCTTATCGCCGGCGCCCCTGTGGTGTTACCATTAATCAAAGAATATGGCGTTAAATTATTACCCGCCGATTCTGAACACTCAGCCATTTTTCAATGCTTACAAGGAGTGCCAGAAAAAGGTTTACGCAAAATTATTTTAACCGCTTCCGGTGGGTCATTTCGAGATTTACCCGTAGAAAAGCTCTCATCTGTTACCGTTAAAGATGCCCTCAAGCACCCTAACTGGACCATGGGGCAAAAAATTACCATTGATTCTGCTACCCTAATGAACAAAGGGCTAGAAGTTATCGAAGCACACTATCTTTTCGGTTTAGAATACGACCATATCGACATCGTAATTCACCCCCAAAGTATTATTCATTCCTTAATTGAATTACAAGATACTTCAGTATTAGCACAACTAGGCTGGGCAGATATGCGCTTACCCCTACTCTATGCCTTATCCTATCCAGCGCGCCTCGCCACTAACTGGGAATCTTTAGATTTAGTCAAAGTCGGTAGTTTGACTTTTCGTGAGCCAGATCATTTAAAATATCCTTGTATGGGATTAGCTTATCATGCCGGAAGGGAAGGAGGTTGTTTACCCGCAGTGTTAAACGCCGCCAATGAAGAAGCAGTTGCCCTTTTCCTCGCTGAAAAAATCTCATTTCTCGATATTCCTCGCCTTATCGAAGAAACTTGTTCCAAATTTTCTTCTCAAAATAAAGCTACCCCCACTTTAGATGATATTACGGGCGCTGATCAATGGGCAAGACAACAGGTTAATTCCACTTTCAACCACAAAAAACTACTCTCTGTTTAA
- a CDS encoding pirin family protein, protein MITIRPSSARGHVKIDWLDTRHTFSFGSYYDPQHTGFGNLLVINEDVISPGKGFGTHGHQDMEIVTYVVDGELEHRDSIGNGETITRGEVQRMSAGTGIRHSEFNHSQQNPVHLLQIWIIPDTKNLEPSYEQKIFPPTEKQDQLCLLASPDGRDNSLKIHQNVDLWSSILTEEKTLDYSLSFNDYAWLQVVKGKLTVNGTVTGAGDGVAINNEESLNLTAQEDNTEFLLFHFQSK, encoded by the coding sequence ATGATTACCATTCGCCCTTCCAGCGCCCGTGGCCATGTCAAAATAGATTGGTTAGATACCAGACACACTTTTTCTTTTGGTAGTTATTATGACCCTCAGCACACAGGATTTGGCAATCTTTTAGTCATTAATGAAGATGTTATCTCCCCCGGTAAAGGGTTTGGCACCCATGGGCATCAAGATATGGAAATCGTTACTTACGTTGTTGACGGAGAATTAGAACATCGAGACAGTATCGGCAATGGTGAAACTATTACCAGAGGTGAAGTACAGAGAATGAGTGCTGGAACTGGCATTCGGCATAGTGAATTTAACCATTCTCAGCAAAATCCTGTACATTTACTGCAAATTTGGATCATACCTGATACTAAAAATTTAGAACCTAGTTACGAACAAAAAATATTTCCCCCTACAGAAAAACAAGATCAATTATGTTTATTAGCTTCCCCTGATGGGCGAGATAATTCTCTTAAAATTCATCAAAATGTTGACTTATGGTCATCAATTCTGACGGAAGAAAAAACCCTTGATTATTCCCTTTCCTTTAATGATTACGCTTGGTTACAAGTGGTGAAAGGAAAATTAACTGTTAATGGTACGGTGACGGGCGCTGGAGATGGTGTCGCCATCAACAATGAAGAATCTTTAAATCTTACTGCTCAAGAAGATAATACCGAATTTTTATTGTTTCATTTCCAATCGAAATAA